Proteins encoded together in one Desulfosporosinus meridiei DSM 13257 window:
- a CDS encoding P-II family nitrogen regulator has translation MKEIMMMIRRHQVPATKKAFEDAGFPALTIQSVEGRGKQGGIGGWAAEVDPELNAVMGSGYRDESAFHWIPKRLLTIVVQDDQVDEVVEVIIKANQTGHMGDGKIFVCPLKEVVRVRTGEVGKEAVV, from the coding sequence ATGAAAGAAATTATGATGATGATTCGACGTCATCAAGTACCCGCGACAAAAAAAGCTTTTGAGGATGCCGGCTTTCCGGCTTTGACGATTCAAAGCGTTGAGGGTCGAGGCAAGCAGGGGGGGATAGGTGGTTGGGCTGCTGAGGTTGATCCGGAATTAAATGCTGTCATGGGCAGCGGGTATAGGGATGAGTCAGCATTTCACTGGATTCCCAAAAGGCTGTTAACTATCGTAGTTCAGGATGATCAAGTGGATGAGGTTGTGGAGGTGATTATCAAAGCTAATCAGACTGGACATATGGGGGACGGTAAAATCTTCGTTTGTCCGCTGAAAGAGGTAGTCCGGGTTCGAACCGGTGAGGTTGGTAAAGAAGCAGTGGTTTAG
- the nifE gene encoding nitrogenase iron-molybdenum cofactor biosynthesis protein NifE — MFTNLTKLDLKDKQCMSDAGSPKLCMKALPGEGAERSCAYDGARVVLMPITDVAHLVHGPIACAGNSWDNRGARSSGSQLFRRGLTTDIMEKDVIYGGENKLRESILEVAAKHHPKAIFVYATCVSSLIGDDVDKVCRDVEAELTIPVISVNCPGFLGDKNIGNRIAGEVLFERVIGTAERSEEKIPLSINLIGEYNIAGDLWGVLPDLKNLGIKLQTAITGDAKFDDIRSAHRASLNVLICSKSLTNLVRKMEIRYGIPFIEGSFYGIHDTSQTLINIAKALNDRDLLERTLVYVQKKEEETRGVIAGYKKLLENKRAILFTGGVKTWSMVSTLAELGINILAGGTQNSTPEDFQRMKELMDPTAQIIEDTSSAGFLKIIAEKKPDLIVAGGKTKYLAHKTRTPFLDINHGRKLPYAGYQGMITFAEALTRTVLSPVWGHLKGDFPPREGELQDDKAQTL; from the coding sequence ATGTTTACCAATCTTACAAAATTGGATCTCAAAGATAAGCAATGCATGTCAGATGCCGGCTCCCCGAAGCTATGCATGAAGGCCCTACCTGGCGAAGGTGCAGAGAGAAGCTGCGCTTATGACGGGGCGCGAGTTGTGCTCATGCCCATCACGGATGTAGCTCATCTAGTTCATGGACCGATTGCTTGTGCCGGAAACTCTTGGGATAACCGAGGAGCCCGCTCCTCCGGTTCCCAACTGTTCAGACGGGGATTGACCACAGATATTATGGAAAAGGATGTAATCTACGGAGGTGAGAACAAGCTTAGAGAGTCAATCCTGGAAGTGGCAGCTAAGCATCATCCTAAGGCCATCTTTGTTTACGCAACGTGTGTCTCCTCCTTAATTGGGGATGATGTCGACAAGGTATGCCGGGATGTGGAAGCTGAACTGACCATACCGGTGATTTCGGTGAATTGTCCGGGTTTTTTGGGAGACAAGAATATTGGCAATCGCATTGCAGGAGAGGTTTTATTTGAGCGGGTTATCGGTACAGCGGAAAGGTCGGAAGAGAAAATCCCCCTCTCCATTAACCTGATTGGTGAGTATAACATCGCCGGAGATCTCTGGGGGGTGTTGCCTGACTTAAAGAATTTAGGAATTAAGCTGCAAACAGCGATTACCGGGGATGCTAAATTTGATGATATCCGGTCTGCCCATAGGGCAAGTCTTAATGTTTTAATCTGTTCCAAAAGTTTGACCAACTTAGTGCGGAAGATGGAAATTCGTTACGGTATTCCTTTTATAGAAGGGTCGTTTTACGGGATTCACGATACCTCCCAAACTCTGATCAATATTGCCAAGGCCCTCAATGATCGGGATTTATTAGAAAGAACCTTAGTCTATGTGCAAAAGAAGGAGGAGGAAACCCGGGGCGTTATTGCCGGATACAAAAAGCTGCTTGAGAATAAACGGGCAATTTTATTTACAGGAGGAGTTAAGACTTGGTCCATGGTGTCTACCTTAGCCGAATTAGGAATTAATATTTTGGCAGGGGGGACTCAAAACTCAACCCCGGAAGATTTTCAAAGGATGAAAGAATTAATGGATCCCACGGCTCAGATTATCGAAGACACAAGTTCGGCGGGCTTTCTCAAAATCATTGCTGAGAAGAAGCCGGATCTCATCGTTGCCGGAGGGAAGACCAAGTATTTGGCCCATAAGACAAGAACTCCTTTTCTGGATATTAACCACGGCAGAAAGCTTCCTTATGCCGGATATCAGGGGATGATTACCTTTGCGGAAGCATTAACACGCACCGTGCTCAGTCCGGTTTGGGGCCACTTAAAAGGGGATTTTCCGCCAAGAGAGGGTGAACTGCAAGATGACAAAGCTCAGACATTATAA
- a CDS encoding NifB/NifX family molybdenum-iron cluster-binding protein: MLIAFASSDGKTINSHFASSPAFEMYKFTDGPQGVIHTSLKAEDMEESEDKVDVRIKMLNRCSIVYCTQIGGPAAARLVQSGIHPLKVPEGTPIEEELIKVNKLLQSKRLPPWLQKKLGSVNS; this comes from the coding sequence ATGTTAATAGCCTTTGCCAGCAGCGACGGAAAAACAATTAACTCGCATTTTGCTTCATCCCCAGCCTTTGAAATGTATAAATTCACAGACGGCCCGCAAGGAGTTATCCATACATCTCTTAAGGCTGAGGATATGGAAGAATCCGAAGATAAGGTTGACGTTCGGATCAAAATGCTTAACCGCTGTTCAATCGTGTATTGCACTCAGATTGGTGGTCCGGCAGCGGCCCGGCTGGTTCAAAGTGGGATTCATCCGTTAAAAGTGCCGGAAGGAACTCCTATTGAAGAGGAATTAATCAAGGTCAATAAATTACTGCAATCCAAGAGACTGCCACCTTGGCTGCAAAAGAAATTAGGAAGTGTTAATAGTTGA
- a CDS encoding 4Fe-4S dicluster domain-containing protein: MSDIVIYKTFGEMPWTPQYVEGINKAVCLGCGRCVKLCGQECLGIESFEDDEGTERYVAKIVNKDQCIGCQACGRVCVRKAYTFKPKSA, from the coding sequence TTGAGTGACATTGTAATCTACAAAACTTTTGGGGAAATGCCCTGGACACCACAATACGTCGAAGGAATTAATAAAGCTGTGTGTTTAGGATGTGGGCGATGTGTAAAGCTTTGTGGGCAAGAATGCTTGGGGATAGAAAGCTTTGAAGATGATGAAGGGACAGAGCGCTATGTTGCTAAGATTGTCAACAAGGATCAATGTATCGGTTGTCAAGCTTGCGGCAGAGTCTGCGTTCGTAAAGCGTATACTTTTAAACCAAAATCTGCGTAA
- the nifN gene encoding nitrogenase iron-molybdenum cofactor biosynthesis protein NifN, translated as MTKLRHYNGNPQKNSPALGATLAYLGVNGLLALLHGSQGCSSFIRLQLSRHYKEPIPLNSTALLEESVIFGGWEHLKKGIAVAADKYRPQIIGVMSSGLTETYGDDMVSALASLRTERPDLQSLPVVLAGTPDYIGSMQEGYQRTVEALLMTLAGQSNYGPGKFEGIPKADGAEIPSVVLLPGCHLTPGDVDELKDIVSSFGYKAITVPDLSISLDGHAELEAAPVVQGGTLLEEFQRLPECKACFSFGLSMEKSGEFLKNTFGVPHVNFPSLTGLTATDKFILTLAEISGKEIPEKLLRQRSRLLDTLADYHDALGGQKVAIALEMDLLYSLGSCLVEVGSEISVALAASLGAGNTPALPIPIEVGDLETLEERAGQSNLIIANSNGRQAAGVLKIPHLRAGLPVFDRAGYPQKCWIGYQGTQLFLFDTLNSLS; from the coding sequence ATGACAAAGCTCAGACATTATAATGGAAACCCACAAAAAAACAGTCCTGCTTTAGGTGCCACTCTGGCTTACCTGGGCGTCAACGGTCTACTTGCGCTACTTCATGGTTCTCAAGGGTGCTCTTCCTTTATTCGCTTGCAGCTTTCCAGACACTATAAAGAACCCATTCCCCTTAATTCAACAGCTCTTTTGGAAGAGTCGGTAATCTTTGGAGGCTGGGAGCATCTGAAAAAGGGCATTGCAGTGGCTGCTGATAAATACAGGCCCCAAATCATAGGAGTTATGAGTTCCGGGCTCACTGAAACCTATGGGGATGACATGGTAAGTGCTCTGGCAAGTCTGCGAACGGAACGACCGGATCTACAGAGTCTGCCGGTGGTCTTGGCCGGAACACCTGACTATATCGGTTCGATGCAAGAGGGTTATCAGCGAACGGTGGAAGCCTTGCTTATGACCTTGGCGGGACAGTCCAATTATGGGCCAGGTAAGTTTGAGGGTATCCCAAAGGCAGATGGGGCTGAAATCCCTTCAGTAGTACTTTTGCCCGGTTGTCATCTGACTCCCGGGGATGTTGATGAACTTAAAGACATTGTCAGCAGCTTTGGCTATAAGGCGATTACAGTTCCGGATCTTTCGATTTCTCTGGACGGGCATGCGGAACTGGAGGCGGCTCCTGTGGTTCAAGGAGGAACGCTGCTGGAAGAGTTCCAACGTTTACCGGAATGTAAGGCTTGTTTTTCCTTCGGCTTAAGTATGGAGAAGTCCGGCGAGTTTCTGAAGAACACCTTTGGAGTTCCTCATGTTAATTTCCCATCCTTAACGGGCTTAACAGCAACGGATAAATTCATCCTGACTCTGGCGGAAATCTCGGGTAAGGAAATTCCGGAGAAGCTTCTCAGGCAAAGAAGCCGCTTGCTGGATACCTTGGCAGATTATCATGACGCCTTGGGAGGGCAAAAGGTGGCCATAGCTTTAGAGATGGATCTTTTGTATAGTCTGGGTTCCTGTTTAGTGGAGGTGGGTTCGGAAATTTCTGTAGCTTTAGCGGCATCATTGGGAGCGGGTAACACTCCGGCTCTGCCAATCCCCATTGAAGTGGGGGATCTGGAAACCCTTGAGGAAAGGGCTGGGCAGAGTAATCTGATAATCGCCAATTCCAACGGTCGTCAAGCTGCAGGGGTCCTTAAGATTCCTCATCTTAGAGCAGGGCTGCCGGTCTTTGACCGGGCCGGTTATCCACAAAAATGCTGGATTGGATATCAGGGAACACAGTTATTTCTCTTTGATACTTTAAATTCATTAAGTTAG
- the murJ gene encoding murein biosynthesis integral membrane protein MurJ translates to MSSTNRTVMKAAGFLMAAQMVSRILGFLRESLMAGFFGQSGVTDAYNTAFVLPDLLYWLLVGGVLSAAFIPVFSEYIAKGNEDEGWRVVSSVVNIIFLTLGVLVLLGLFFTPQFIRLVVPGFAPENMTLAIKLTRILLIQPLFMALSGLTMGVLNSYKIFWPSALGTVLYNACVIIFGTVLANPDKPESVSGFALGVVVGALVSFAVQIPALRRVGVRYYPVIDLSHSGVRLIGALAVPIILSYSLNQIQVVVNNNFGSMLFPGSITSVWYSYRLFQLPVGIFALAIAVATFPTMTEQAALKRWDDFRMTLSNAIRMVIFITLPISVGMIVLRFPLIRVLFQHGQFTADDTLTMAIPLFYFSIGISSQAVIQILPRAFYALQDTWTPVILGIISMAVNILAMYLLIGPLAHGGLAFATTIAAFVNMLLLFYLLRKRLGKMDGWVIFGTCVKALVASLIMATVIWGWSEWFTPLTGVSTFGSLLILISGTAVGMIVFAGMAKLLKMSEFTQVMGLVQRKIGSKRL, encoded by the coding sequence ATGTCATCGACTAACAGGACGGTTATGAAGGCAGCTGGGTTTTTGATGGCTGCTCAAATGGTTTCGCGTATTTTAGGTTTTTTACGAGAATCCTTGATGGCGGGTTTTTTTGGTCAGAGTGGGGTCACGGATGCTTATAATACGGCTTTTGTTCTTCCGGATTTATTATATTGGCTTTTAGTGGGCGGAGTTTTGAGTGCCGCCTTTATTCCTGTCTTTTCAGAGTATATTGCCAAGGGTAATGAGGACGAGGGGTGGCGGGTAGTTAGCTCGGTAGTCAATATAATCTTCCTTACGTTAGGAGTACTTGTACTATTGGGATTGTTCTTTACGCCTCAGTTTATTCGTTTGGTGGTTCCGGGGTTTGCACCGGAGAATATGACTTTGGCCATTAAATTAACTCGAATTCTGTTAATACAGCCCTTATTTATGGCTTTAAGTGGTTTGACGATGGGGGTTTTAAATTCTTATAAGATTTTCTGGCCTTCGGCATTGGGGACGGTGCTCTATAATGCCTGTGTTATAATTTTTGGGACTGTTTTGGCAAATCCGGATAAACCAGAGAGTGTTTCGGGTTTTGCATTAGGAGTAGTTGTTGGGGCTTTAGTTAGCTTTGCAGTTCAGATCCCAGCTTTACGTCGGGTTGGGGTACGCTATTATCCAGTGATTGATTTGAGTCATTCAGGTGTTCGCTTGATTGGAGCTTTAGCGGTCCCGATTATTCTTAGTTATTCTCTAAACCAAATTCAGGTGGTGGTTAACAACAACTTCGGGTCCATGTTGTTCCCCGGTAGCATTACCTCAGTCTGGTATTCTTACCGACTGTTCCAGCTGCCGGTGGGGATTTTTGCTTTAGCGATTGCCGTGGCCACCTTTCCGACGATGACAGAGCAAGCTGCGTTGAAGCGATGGGATGATTTTCGGATGACGCTTTCCAATGCAATTCGGATGGTTATTTTTATTACCCTGCCGATTTCTGTAGGCATGATTGTATTGCGATTTCCGTTGATTCGAGTTCTGTTTCAGCATGGACAGTTCACTGCAGATGACACATTAACCATGGCAATTCCCCTGTTTTATTTTTCCATAGGAATATCTTCTCAGGCGGTCATTCAGATTTTGCCGCGGGCTTTTTATGCTCTGCAAGATACTTGGACTCCGGTTATTCTGGGCATTATTTCTATGGCGGTTAACATTTTAGCCATGTATTTATTGATTGGCCCCCTGGCCCATGGAGGTTTAGCTTTTGCCACAACAATTGCTGCCTTCGTGAATATGCTGCTGTTGTTTTATCTGCTGCGCAAGAGGTTAGGGAAAATGGATGGTTGGGTAATTTTTGGAACGTGTGTGAAAGCATTAGTGGCTTCGCTTATTATGGCTACGGTAATCTGGGGGTGGAGTGAATGGTTTACTCCCCTGACGGGAGTCAGTACATTTGGCTCTCTGCTAATATTAATCAGTGGAACGGCAGTAGGAATGATAGTATTTGCAGGTATGGCAAAGCTTTTGAAAATGAGTGAATTCACGCAGGTCATGGGGCTTGTACAGCGGAAGATTGGCAGTAAGAGACTATAA
- a CDS encoding HutP family protein, translating to MRATVPTEKSKPSLERSALLLAMTQTREEEEKLKRSLFESFNLRCGVTELGGTVANLQHTGKLTNSVMATAFNTGVIPKEDRKIHALIHATLEASNSIFIHTNSNASFALKIGLTTDTEWIAVAIYGRSSLHPLLEHARVGLGVMHL from the coding sequence TTGAGAGCAACAGTACCTACAGAAAAATCTAAACCTTCTTTAGAGCGATCGGCTTTGCTGTTAGCTATGACTCAGACGAGGGAAGAAGAGGAGAAACTAAAGAGGTCACTATTTGAATCCTTTAATCTGCGTTGTGGTGTGACAGAACTAGGAGGAACTGTTGCCAATCTCCAGCACACCGGAAAGCTTACCAATTCAGTGATGGCGACAGCGTTCAACACCGGAGTTATTCCCAAAGAAGATCGTAAGATTCACGCTCTTATCCATGCCACCTTAGAAGCCAGCAACAGCATATTTATTCATACCAATAGTAATGCCAGCTTTGCCTTAAAGATTGGGTTAACAACAGATACAGAATGGATTGCGGTGGCGATCTATGGCCGCTCTTCCTTGCACCCTCTTCTGGAACATGCCAGAGTTGGATTAGGGGTTATGCATCTTTAA
- a CDS encoding P-II family nitrogen regulator has translation MKMIRAIVRPDKTEAVAEALANAGMPSLTKMHVFGRGRTKGIRIGDVVYDEFPKTMLLMVVEDEKLDSAINVILESAKTGTMGDGKVFVTEVEEAYTVSKGTKGL, from the coding sequence ATGAAGATGATTAGAGCCATTGTGAGACCCGATAAAACTGAGGCTGTAGCTGAGGCTTTAGCAAATGCCGGAATGCCCTCTCTGACAAAAATGCATGTCTTTGGTCGAGGCAGGACAAAAGGTATTCGTATCGGTGATGTTGTTTATGATGAATTTCCTAAAACCATGCTGTTGATGGTGGTTGAAGATGAAAAGCTGGACTCAGCCATCAATGTCATCCTAGAGAGTGCCAAAACAGGAACCATGGGGGATGGTAAAGTCTTTGTTACTGAAGTGGAAGAAGCTTATACCGTAAGTAAAGGAACAAAGGGGTTGTAA
- the nifK gene encoding nitrogenase molybdenum-iron protein subunit beta: MEACTKATKSWLNSVEYREKNFAREKLVINPAKACQPLGALLCALGIEGCLPFTHGSQGCTAYFRSTLSRHFREPVAAVSDSMTEDSAVFGGQGNMIEGLKNAYTVYKPNVIAVFTSCMAEVIGDDIKSYLGNAKDQGAIPQELPVALANTPSFKGSHITGYDTMLKGLIECLAKPRQDETINDRLYVVPGFDTYPANLREYKRILKTMNAPYTLLPDSSDVVDTPNLGTYELYPGGTPIKEMNEALNAAGFLFLQTYTIPTTSKFLAGLGVPVETLAMPMGIAGTDKFIETVAKFTGKEVPDEITNERGRAIDAMTDAHQYIHGKRFALFGDPDILIGLVSFLLEMGGMPVHIVCTNSTPLFKKAMEKLLASSPYGKEATLYAGKDLWHLRSLLVTEPVDMLIGDAHGKYAARDANIPLVRIGFPITDRVNLHRYPIVGYSGVINMITMIANTFLEEKDRASTDTYFELMR, translated from the coding sequence ATGGAAGCTTGTACTAAGGCAACAAAAAGTTGGCTGAATTCTGTAGAATACCGAGAAAAGAACTTTGCCCGTGAAAAGTTAGTTATCAATCCAGCCAAAGCCTGCCAGCCCCTGGGCGCCTTGCTTTGTGCCTTAGGAATTGAAGGATGCTTGCCCTTTACCCATGGTTCCCAAGGCTGCACAGCCTATTTTCGCAGCACCTTATCCCGTCACTTCCGAGAGCCCGTCGCTGCAGTCTCTGATTCGATGACTGAGGATTCTGCGGTCTTCGGCGGACAGGGAAACATGATCGAAGGTTTAAAGAATGCTTATACGGTTTATAAACCTAACGTCATCGCCGTCTTCACCAGTTGTATGGCAGAAGTTATTGGAGACGATATCAAGTCTTATCTGGGTAACGCTAAGGATCAAGGAGCGATTCCTCAAGAGCTGCCGGTGGCGTTAGCTAATACTCCCAGCTTTAAGGGATCCCATATAACCGGCTATGACACAATGCTCAAGGGTTTGATTGAATGTCTGGCTAAGCCCAGACAGGATGAAACCATTAATGACAGGCTCTATGTTGTCCCCGGTTTTGACACTTATCCCGCCAATCTCCGCGAATACAAACGGATACTGAAGACCATGAATGCACCTTATACTCTTTTACCGGATTCCAGTGATGTGGTGGATACTCCTAATTTAGGCACCTATGAATTGTACCCCGGGGGGACACCAATTAAAGAAATGAACGAGGCTCTAAATGCTGCAGGCTTCTTATTCCTACAGACTTATACTATCCCAACAACGAGTAAATTCCTGGCCGGTCTGGGAGTGCCAGTGGAAACCCTGGCGATGCCCATGGGAATTGCCGGAACAGACAAATTCATCGAAACCGTGGCTAAATTTACCGGCAAAGAGGTGCCTGATGAAATTACCAATGAACGGGGCCGGGCAATTGATGCCATGACGGACGCTCATCAATATATTCATGGTAAAAGGTTTGCCTTATTTGGTGATCCTGATATCCTGATCGGACTTGTCAGCTTCCTGCTGGAAATGGGAGGAATGCCGGTTCACATCGTTTGTACAAATTCTACTCCTTTATTTAAAAAGGCCATGGAAAAACTACTGGCCTCGAGCCCTTACGGTAAAGAAGCCACCCTTTACGCCGGCAAAGACCTCTGGCATCTTCGCTCCCTGCTGGTCACCGAACCTGTTGACATGTTAATCGGTGATGCCCACGGCAAATATGCTGCTCGTGATGCGAATATCCCCCTGGTCAGAATTGGCTTCCCGATTACGGATCGAGTGAATCTCCATCGTTATCCCATCGTAGGGTATTCCGGAGTCATTAATATGATAACTATGATCGCCAATACCTTTTTGGAGGAAAAAGACAGGGCTTCAACAGACACTTACTTTGAATTAATGCGATAA
- the nifH gene encoding nitrogenase iron protein, whose protein sequence is MRQIAIYGKGGIGKSTTTQNTVVALAEMGRKVTIVGCDPKADSTRLILHSKAQTTVMDLARERGTVEDLELEDVLVEGYLGVRCAESGGPEPGVGCAGRGVITAINFLEENGAYTADTDYVFYDVLGDVVCGGFAMPIRENKAKEIYIVTSGEMMAMYAANNISRGILKYAQTGTVRLGGLICNSRQTDRESELIEALAKSLNTQMIHFMPRDNEVQRAEVRKQTVIEYNSTHKQADEYRALASKIENNTKMTIPTPLSMDELEALMMEFGIMEM, encoded by the coding sequence ATGAGACAAATTGCAATTTACGGCAAAGGCGGTATTGGAAAATCAACGACAACCCAAAATACGGTCGTAGCATTGGCTGAAATGGGCAGAAAAGTCACGATTGTGGGTTGTGATCCGAAAGCTGATTCTACCCGCTTGATTTTGCATAGCAAAGCCCAAACAACGGTTATGGACTTAGCCCGCGAAAGAGGGACTGTAGAGGACTTAGAGTTGGAGGATGTTTTGGTTGAAGGATATTTGGGCGTACGGTGTGCGGAATCCGGCGGTCCGGAACCGGGGGTAGGCTGCGCAGGCCGGGGAGTTATTACCGCTATTAACTTTTTAGAAGAAAACGGTGCTTATACAGCGGATACAGACTATGTTTTCTATGATGTTCTGGGAGACGTTGTGTGCGGCGGATTTGCAATGCCGATTCGGGAAAATAAAGCTAAGGAGATTTACATTGTAACTTCGGGTGAAATGATGGCTATGTATGCAGCCAACAATATCTCAAGAGGGATCTTGAAATACGCTCAAACCGGCACAGTTCGCCTGGGAGGCTTAATCTGCAACAGTCGGCAGACGGATAGAGAAAGCGAATTGATTGAGGCATTAGCTAAATCCCTAAACACCCAAATGATTCACTTCATGCCTCGGGATAATGAAGTACAACGTGCTGAAGTGCGTAAACAGACGGTTATCGAATATAACTCAACTCACAAACAAGCGGATGAGTACAGAGCCTTAGCCAGTAAGATTGAAAACAACACTAAAATGACCATCCCAACCCCACTGTCAATGGATGAGTTAGAGGCCTTAATGATGGAGTTTGGAATCATGGAAATGTAA
- the nifD gene encoding nitrogenase molybdenum-iron protein alpha chain: MSIKETTEFRKQVVEDVLEVYPEKARKNRRQHIAVKDEGCASCAVKSNSKTVPGLMTARGCAYAGAKGVVWGPVKDVVHISHGPVGCGYYSWGNRRNLADGEIGVDNFVPFLFTSDFQESDIIYGGDKKLEKIIQEAVDLFPNANGVSILSECPVGLIGDDIESVARRMSEKLELPVVPVRCEGFRGISQSLGHHIANDAIRDHLLGKGPAREVGKYDIGIIGDYNIGGDAWASKKILEEMGLNVVNIWTGDSTLEMLQNGHLVKLNLIHCYRSMNYIARHMEDTYGTPWMEFNFFGPTKIRESILKIAAQFDDYIMEKAQQVLAKYEPQMQKVIETYRPQLEGKSVMLYVGGLRPRHIVGAYEDLGMEVTGTGYEFAHSEDYEKTLPALKEGTLIYDDVTAFELEEFVMKLKPDLVGSGIKEKYVFEKMGLPFRQMHSWDYSGPYHGYEGFPIFARDMDMAINSPTWKSIKAPWAK, from the coding sequence ATGAGCATAAAAGAGACCACGGAATTTAGAAAGCAAGTCGTGGAAGATGTGCTGGAGGTCTATCCGGAGAAAGCAAGAAAGAATCGAAGACAACACATTGCCGTTAAGGATGAAGGGTGCGCTAGCTGCGCAGTCAAATCCAATTCCAAAACAGTGCCGGGACTGATGACCGCTCGGGGGTGTGCCTATGCAGGAGCTAAAGGGGTTGTTTGGGGTCCTGTGAAAGATGTGGTGCATATCTCCCATGGACCTGTGGGGTGTGGTTATTATTCCTGGGGTAATCGTCGGAACTTAGCGGATGGGGAAATCGGGGTTGATAATTTTGTACCCTTTCTCTTCACCTCGGACTTCCAGGAGAGCGATATCATTTATGGCGGGGACAAAAAATTAGAGAAGATCATTCAAGAGGCTGTGGACCTTTTCCCGAATGCCAATGGAGTATCAATTCTTTCTGAGTGCCCTGTCGGACTAATCGGGGACGATATTGAAAGTGTCGCTCGCCGCATGAGTGAAAAACTTGAATTGCCGGTTGTTCCTGTTCGTTGTGAAGGATTTAGAGGGATAAGTCAATCCCTGGGTCATCATATTGCCAATGATGCTATTCGAGATCATCTTTTGGGTAAAGGGCCTGCTCGAGAAGTTGGGAAATACGATATTGGGATTATCGGGGACTACAATATCGGAGGAGATGCCTGGGCCAGTAAAAAGATTTTGGAAGAAATGGGCTTAAATGTCGTTAATATCTGGACAGGGGATTCTACCCTGGAAATGCTGCAAAACGGACATCTGGTCAAGCTGAACCTGATTCACTGCTACAGAAGTATGAATTATATCGCCAGACATATGGAAGACACCTATGGAACTCCTTGGATGGAATTCAACTTCTTTGGTCCTACTAAAATCCGGGAATCCATCCTAAAAATTGCCGCTCAGTTTGATGATTATATTATGGAAAAAGCTCAGCAAGTCTTAGCAAAATATGAACCTCAGATGCAAAAAGTCATTGAGACCTATCGACCCCAATTGGAAGGCAAAAGCGTAATGCTTTATGTAGGAGGGCTCCGCCCGCGACATATCGTGGGGGCCTACGAAGATTTAGGGATGGAGGTTACGGGAACGGGCTACGAGTTTGCTCATAGCGAGGATTACGAAAAAACCCTGCCTGCTTTAAAAGAGGGCACTCTAATTTATGACGATGTGACGGCATTCGAACTTGAAGAGTTTGTCATGAAGTTAAAGCCTGATTTGGTCGGATCAGGAATTAAAGAAAAATATGTTTTTGAGAAAATGGGGCTGCCTTTCCGTCAAATGCATTCCTGGGATTATTCCGGTCCTTATCATGGCTATGAAGGCTTCCCGATTTTTGCTCGGGATATGGATATGGCAATTAACAGCCCTACTTGGAAATCTATTAAAGCTCCCTGGGCTAAATAA